The sequence TAATAACATTAATGAATTGTAATTGGTGTAAATTATGGATATTGGAATAGTTCACCCGGAATTAATCTATCCCCGCGGTGCAGAAAAACAGGTATGTAAATTAAGCTACTATCTAAATAAAATGGGGCACGATGTTACAATATATACATTTGAGAAGAAAGAAAATTGTGTTTTTAATTCATTACTTGAAAATATAGAAATTATTTCATTAAATGAAAAGTGGATTTCCGGTCCATTATACAGCTATAACCTAGTTAGATGGCACGGCCTAATTAAGAAACTAAGCAAAAAAATTAAAGAACACGATATTTTAAATGCCCATAATCATCCTGCGCAGTGGATATCAAAATATACAGACATACCAACTGTATGGACATGTAATGAGCCTTATCAACATAATATTTCCAGTTATATAAAAAAAATGTATTCTGTTCACAGTTTAATAGACAGGAAATTAACACGGAGCACTAAATTAATATTGTCATTGAGTAACAGAATAAAAGAGCTCATCAAAATGAGATATCCTGATAAAAAAGTGAACATCAGCTACTCTGGTGCGGACCTGGATCATGAAGTTAAACATATAACTAACGACTATTTTGATGCCATATTTGTAGGACCTATACAGCCCCAAAAACGCCCCTTTGATATAATAAAAGCGTTTTCTTTAATCGGTGAAAATATAGAAAATGTAAGGTTACATTTTGTTGGAAATACAACCAGTTTTGTTTCAAAAAAGATGAAAAATGAAATGATAAAATATGCTGCAAAAAATGATATTGAAACTATTTTTTATGGTTCAGTTCCAAATGATAAATTATATGAGCTTTATAATATTGCAGATATATCTTTATTTGTCTGCGAAGCAGAGCCATGGGGCATTTTCCCGCTGGAAACAATACTTGGAGGGATACCAACTATAATATCGGATCAATGTGGAATAAAAGATATTTTACCAGAGGATAATCCTGTTGTAGAAACTGGAAATATCACACAATTAGCTGATAAAATAATGGAAATTAAGGATAACTACCATGAATACAAAAATAGAACAGTTAAAACTTCAAAAATGGTTTCAAAAAAATATTCTTGGGAAGCCTACAGCAGGAGAATGGAAAATATTTTAAAACAATGCAGTTAGTCAAATTTATTTAACAACAGTAAAATATCTTAATAATTTAAATACAATCTCTTTTTAGTTGATTAATAAGCAAAGTAATTCAATACAAATTAGTTAAGCTTCTTATTATATATTTACCCGCCCAGTGGATTTAATATATAAATTAAAGTACAATAACAATATCCAATAATATAGTGAATAAAATGTCAATTTTAATAACGGTAGGAATAGTTGCCAAAAATGAGGAAAAATATATAGGAGAAACCTTAAGAGGCATCATAAACCAGAGTTTTAGAAAATATGATGTATTTTCTAACTCCCAAAAATCGAAGATTTTTGAGGATATAGATACTTCATTAATTGAAATAATTGTTGTAGACGGCAATTCTTCTGACAGAACACGTGAAGTTGCAGAAAATATTTTGAGCACATCAAATGTAAATTATAAAGTTTTAAATGAGAAAGATTTCGGTTTCTACGGCCTGTGTTTTTCAAGAAATCTTGTAATTGATAATTCAAGCGAAACAACCAAATATATTGCTTATACAGATGCAGACTGCATTGTAGATAAAAACTGGCTTAAAATACTGTACCAGCATATCGAGAAAAGTGGAGATGATGTTGCAGGCGCCGGCGGTCCAAGACTAGTAGCCCCAACAAAAGATAAAAAAGAACTGGTAATAAACAATTTTTTAACCTCAAATATCGCATCTGGAGGAAATCCAGCTTTTTCTAAAAGAAATGTTGCATATTTAGACAGTATCCCCAACTACAATTCAATTTACAAAAAAGATATAATATCCAGATTTAGATATGACGACAGTCTAATCATCTCAGACGATAATGAATTGAATTTAAGGCTTAAAAAAGCAGGGTACAATTTTATTTATGCTGGAGATGCTGAAGTCTACCACCGCGAAACAAATTCAATAGTGGAATTTGGTAAAAATATGAGAAATTACGGCATAAATATAACCAATACCATAAAGAAACATAGATTATTTAAAATTAAACCATTTATATCATTAATATTCGTATTATACCTTATTTTTTTAATACCCCTATATTTAACCGCGGGATGGATTATTCTAATTCCATTTATACTCTATTTCTTATTTGCAGTAATGATATTTGCAGAAATTATTTGCAAAACAAAAACCATTTACTCTTTGATAATTTTTGTCTTATTGCCAGTTCAGCATATCTCATATGCATATGGAATGATCTATAATTTCTTATTTGTTAGGCCCGTGCATAGAAACAGTAATTAAGTTTTAAAATATTCATTTAAAACTTATTTATATACTTTTAATTTAGTATAGGCTTCATTATATCCTATGAAGAATAATTTATAATTCATAATTTATCATATGAAAAAATAATGGATTAAATATAAAATATACGTATGATAATATTTCATATCTTTAACTTCAAAGAAAATGAACTTAATAAAATAAAAAATACGCTAATAGAGGGAAACCTATGGAAAGAATTTTTGAAGATGAAAATTTTGATGATGCCTATCAAAAGGTTATCAACTTAACTGGAGGGGTTATATCAATGAGAGAAAAGGAGCGGCTTGCCGAAATATTTGAAATAGAAAATTCATTGATAATTACAGTTGATTTCCTAAAAAGAGAGATATATGCCGAATTTATGGAAGACAATCCCCAGAATTATGCCCTTATTAAAAAACAGTTAGCTGATTCAAAAAGGATAGTAGGGGATTTAAATTTAAAATTTATTGATATTTTTAACTGAAAACGTAATTAGTCCCTACAAACTTATTAATTAAAAAAATCAGTGCCTTAATTGATTAAATAACACTGTTAAATAAAGTTTTTAAATCTAAAACATGTTTAAAAAAACAATTAAAATCTTTATCTTTACAATATTTTTTTGGTTCCATAATTATTTAATCAATGATCACCTAATGACTATACAATAACAAAAATATAATAATATCTCCATACTGATTTTATACCAAGATTAATGCTAAGAACATTGTGAGTAAAATGATATACTTTAGAGGCTGCGTTGCAAGAGAAAAGCTTAATAACATAGCAGATGCCACAGAAAAAATACTAAAACAGGCAGGCATTGATTATAAAATATTAGAAAATGAAACCTGCTGTGGGTCCTTTTTACTTAGAACTGGATTTGCCCAGGATGCAAAAGAAGTAATGAAAAATACATTAAAAGAAATTGGAGAAGAAAAGATAATTACTTCATGTGCTGGCTGTTATAAGACCTTTAAAAAAGATTATAAAGAGATCTTAGGTGTTGAACTGGATGTTATACATACCTCCCAACTTTTTAATGATTTAATTAAAAAAGGAGAAATTGAACCCCTATTTTTAGATAAAACAGTTACATATCATGACCCATGCCATTTAGGCCGGCATCTTGAAGAA is a genomic window of Methanobacterium veterum containing:
- a CDS encoding (Fe-S)-binding protein; its protein translation is MIYFRGCVAREKLNNIADATEKILKQAGIDYKILENETCCGSFLLRTGFAQDAKEVMKNTLKEIGEEKIITSCAGCYKTFKKDYKEILGVELDVIHTSQLFNDLIKKGEIEPLFLDKTVTYHDPCHLGRHLEEYDAPREILDNITNLVEMDRNKEKSRCCGAGGGVRAAFPEITENIAKMRIKDAEDVEAEILVTSCPFCILNLKSVSKDDKKVLDLSEIIIFK
- a CDS encoding glycosyltransferase family 4 protein yields the protein MDIGIVHPELIYPRGAEKQVCKLSYYLNKMGHDVTIYTFEKKENCVFNSLLENIEIISLNEKWISGPLYSYNLVRWHGLIKKLSKKIKEHDILNAHNHPAQWISKYTDIPTVWTCNEPYQHNISSYIKKMYSVHSLIDRKLTRSTKLILSLSNRIKELIKMRYPDKKVNISYSGADLDHEVKHITNDYFDAIFVGPIQPQKRPFDIIKAFSLIGENIENVRLHFVGNTTSFVSKKMKNEMIKYAAKNDIETIFYGSVPNDKLYELYNIADISLFVCEAEPWGIFPLETILGGIPTIISDQCGIKDILPEDNPVVETGNITQLADKIMEIKDNYHEYKNRTVKTSKMVSKKYSWEAYSRRMENILKQCS
- a CDS encoding glycosyltransferase, which gives rise to MSILITVGIVAKNEEKYIGETLRGIINQSFRKYDVFSNSQKSKIFEDIDTSLIEIIVVDGNSSDRTREVAENILSTSNVNYKVLNEKDFGFYGLCFSRNLVIDNSSETTKYIAYTDADCIVDKNWLKILYQHIEKSGDDVAGAGGPRLVAPTKDKKELVINNFLTSNIASGGNPAFSKRNVAYLDSIPNYNSIYKKDIISRFRYDDSLIISDDNELNLRLKKAGYNFIYAGDAEVYHRETNSIVEFGKNMRNYGINITNTIKKHRLFKIKPFISLIFVLYLIFLIPLYLTAGWIILIPFILYFLFAVMIFAEIICKTKTIYSLIIFVLLPVQHISYAYGMIYNFLFVRPVHRNSN